The DNA region ttttttaagtaacttcTTCGAACCTGCGACGCTTTAGTCAAAGAGTTAGAAAATTGAATGGACTTTTGTAATGGAATAGAGAAAACGTTCCATATTATGCAGGCAGGTTTAAGTGAAAATGCCTATTTCAGGATTATATGCACGAGAAGTTAAAGTTGATATTTCATGACACTACGAAATTCTATTCCTAACGAATTATTCtaagcaaataaaaaacattcaaaaaataaaataataactgtCGAGATTCGAACCAAGAACCTTTAAAATACTAATGAACTGCCTTTGACAACCACACCATTGAGAACTGTTGAATTCAGTTGGCTTGCTAGGCATTAAGAGTTCCAAACTTCTCCCGTGTGGTAGGCGCAGAAACCATGTCAGTTTTGTGTACCCGATCCACACCGCCGTCACACCAAACTTCGGTTTCGGTGCACCGATCAAGCTACCGAGCTGTGTCGGGTTTTGGTTGTGACGAGAAATGGTGCGCAAATGGTGCGCATAGAAAAACCGGTATCATAGCAAACCGTTGTCGCACCCGTCAAAAGGTAAGTCTGGTTTACAGTCATATTATCCATCATTAtcttgaaatgcatattctttgaaatgttgAAGGTGTATTGatgttatagatttttttagaaataatcggtaataacattttaaaatggctgtatctcgaaaataacatcagcgaatgattttatttttagctCAGAGGTGcgttatggtgtaaggaatcgatagacaccaaaatcacggattgcttttttttgcataataacggtattttgagcaccatGGGCGCTGTCTAGGCGGGTGCtgcacaccctagctcttttcaacgtattttgatttgaatttttacaaacgTTTTTCAATGCTGTTTCTTCAATGATgaacatctgttctctgtggtatcgggccggcatttacaaagcgaatTTAGCGACAGTTTAtcaatcaacttaatgttaacatgctaaggttaatgttaacattccataagttgtcttcctaaggtgtcttgataaggttaagtttgtgacgatacagtACCTtctctttactaagcaatcgaatttAGAAGAGAaaaaatcaccagttgtgttggtccaagccgggatttgaaccccgatctacggttcacgaggcggaagcgttaccactggtctacgtggctcggtccctAAACCcatttggctgaaaatttcaggagagcttctatggacatagaacaatgattttataaattatgtCGCAGCCTagctgacatttttgcatttctaAGTAAGCCTGacgtatacttttttttttgttttcagttttttctgttatttcgaTGGTAACAACAAATCCTGTCTACGTCTCGGAGCCGGCTATGCATCCAAATCTTGCTTTGGGAATAATCATTCTTCCGTTAAGTACACTTGCTTTTGTATTAGCTATATTTTTAGCTATTGAATCCCCAATAAACACTTTGTACAGAGGAAATAGTGAGTCTGATGCCCAaaagaatttattgaattttcgccAGAGAAGTGCAAAGACCACGATAATTACAGACGAGTTCAATGACATGAAATTATTGGTATTAGATAgtactgttttttcaaaatgtatgataaCCGAAGGAAATTTCAAACCATTCCAGTTAGCATTGACACTAAAGCTATCTAATTTATTATATTATAACTATACAATGAATTTGTCGAAAATGTTGTTCATGTCATTAATGTTTGACGTATCTTTGAAAGATATTAATTGGGCACCATCAATTTTGATGCTCACTAAATGTGTTGCAGCTCTTTTAGCAGTCTTTTTGATTGATGTATTTCCACGTCGC from Culex quinquefasciatus strain JHB chromosome 3, VPISU_Cqui_1.0_pri_paternal, whole genome shotgun sequence includes:
- the LOC119769112 gene encoding uncharacterized protein LOC119769112, whose translation is MNWRGILWERVRTAESIYTSRNPRDLRGLGIGVFSVISMVTTNPVYVSEPAMHPNLALGIIILPLSTLAFVLAIFLAIESPINTLYRGNSESDAQKNLLNFRQRSAKTTIITDEFNDMKLLVLDSTVFSKCMITEGNFKPFQLALTLKLSNLLYYNYTMNLSKMLFMSLMFDVSLKDINWAPSILMLTKCVAALLAVFLIDVFPRRIQYTISSLTTGTFLLAFGIVLATYDSVEVWVAPFLFITAEVFNAIAMHPMPDILLSEIFPLKKKTLSINSILICEYVGHMIVYIIYFNVPSNLQSTYIKTIVFGSVIILKSFIGLLAIPDTRSKTHREVIDLLQKGH